Proteins co-encoded in one Deltaproteobacteria bacterium genomic window:
- a CDS encoding P-II family nitrogen regulator produces the protein MKMVEAIVKPFKLDEVKEALTKAGIQGMTVEEVKGFGRQKGHTELYRGAEYSVDFLPKVKIQILVSDELAAKVVAVITDAAKTGKIGDGKIFVSSVEEVIRIRTGERGADAV, from the coding sequence ATGAAGATGGTCGAAGCGATCGTCAAGCCGTTCAAACTCGACGAAGTCAAAGAAGCGCTCACCAAGGCTGGCATCCAGGGCATGACCGTCGAAGAAGTCAAAGGCTTCGGGCGGCAAAAAGGGCACACAGAACTTTATCGCGGCGCGGAGTACTCGGTGGATTTCTTGCCCAAGGTGAAAATCCAAATTCTCGTCTCAGACGAACTGGCGGCGAAGGTCGTTGCTGTGATCACCGATGCCGCCAAGACCGGCAAGATTGGCGACGGGAAGATATTTGTCAGCAGCGTGGAAGAGGTCATTCGCATTCGCACGGGGGAGCGCGGTGCGGATGCGGTTTAG
- a CDS encoding universal stress protein, giving the protein MIKNILIPLDGSEHSYGALDYALWITEQFDGMLTGQHVIDSISLEGTFFHDISGSLGAEPYLDLSTKMRAILEDRGKMILEDFVQRCQAKNIKHQTVVDTGIIANEICERSKVADLVIIGHRGVNEDFTTGLLGTTAESIVRKCPRPIFVSTKHFSVIQKPLLAYDGSQRASSAMESAAEFCTVLKLPLTVLCIAREAKLAEDNVRQAKSYLNSYSIAVRYETDRGYPEQKIIERLNEGDYDLLFIGAHGHRRIINMVLGSTTEYVLRNSPCPVFLNR; this is encoded by the coding sequence ATGATCAAAAATATCTTGATCCCCCTCGACGGGTCGGAACACTCGTACGGCGCGCTCGATTACGCGTTGTGGATAACCGAGCAGTTCGACGGCATGCTGACCGGTCAACATGTCATTGACTCGATCTCCCTCGAAGGAACTTTCTTCCACGATATCTCGGGATCGCTGGGCGCGGAGCCCTATCTGGATCTGTCGACCAAAATGCGCGCGATCCTCGAAGATCGCGGCAAGATGATTCTCGAAGACTTCGTGCAACGCTGCCAGGCGAAAAACATCAAACATCAGACAGTGGTTGATACCGGAATCATCGCCAACGAGATTTGCGAGCGCTCGAAGGTTGCCGACTTGGTGATCATTGGTCATCGGGGTGTCAATGAAGATTTTACGACCGGCCTGCTGGGCACGACCGCGGAGAGCATCGTGCGTAAATGCCCGCGGCCGATCTTCGTTTCCACCAAGCATTTTAGCGTTATCCAGAAACCCTTGCTCGCCTACGACGGCAGCCAACGCGCCAGCTCGGCGATGGAATCGGCGGCCGAGTTTTGCACCGTGCTCAAACTGCCGCTCACCGTGCTGTGCATCGCCAGAGAGGCCAAGCTTGCGGAGGACAATGTTCGGCAGGCGAAATCATACCTGAACTCGTACTCGATCGCCGTGCGTTACGAAACCGATCGTGGTTATCCGGAACAGAAGATCATCGAGCGTTTGAACGAAGGCGATTACGATCTGCTCTTCATCGGCGCCCATGGCCACCGGCGCATTATCAATATGGTGCTCGGCAGCACCACCGAATACGTCTTGAGAAATAGCCCGTGCCCGGTGTTCCTCAACCGGTAA
- the amt gene encoding ammonium transporter: MFFTGLSLAQDAVAPEGVKAQAPAVAAPVAEPAKKEDPAAKPAQFTQGLLDQIGGAKVAIDTVWVLIAGMLVFLMNLGFASVESGLCRAKNTVTILAKNFVVFAAASIAFLVLGWGLMFGDGNAFFGTQGLWFVGGADNSPAMGDAYKGVYSSINWTGVPLWTKFFFQLVFAATAATIVSGAVAERVKFGAFYVFTFVMVALIYPIVGHWIWGGGWLAKLGMFDFAGSTVVHSVGGWAALTGAMLLGPRIGKYNRDGKPLPIPGHSIAMATIGVFVLWFGWFGFNPGSTMAADAGAIGRIAVATNTAAAAAAISASIAAWMLLGKPDLTMILNGALAGLVAITAACAFVSIPSSLIIGLMAGVLVVVSVLFFDRIKIDDPVGATSVHLVCGVFGTICVGLFAQDHFTPNTTGNGLFFGGGTKLLFAQLIGVVGVGAFVLITSFILWKILDATIGIRVSAEEEIEGLDIGEHGNIAYPDFVSTTSGMSRSFGGGGGSGVAMEQARQTAAVFATESKS, from the coding sequence ATGTTTTTCACGGGATTGTCATTGGCTCAGGACGCCGTCGCACCGGAAGGGGTTAAAGCTCAAGCCCCTGCTGTCGCTGCTCCGGTTGCGGAACCAGCGAAGAAGGAAGATCCGGCAGCCAAGCCGGCGCAGTTCACTCAGGGTTTGCTCGATCAGATTGGCGGCGCCAAGGTGGCGATCGATACGGTCTGGGTGCTGATCGCCGGCATGCTGGTGTTTCTCATGAACCTGGGGTTTGCCTCGGTGGAGTCGGGGCTGTGCCGGGCGAAAAATACTGTGACGATTCTCGCCAAAAACTTCGTTGTCTTCGCCGCCGCCTCGATCGCTTTCCTCGTGCTCGGCTGGGGCCTCATGTTTGGCGATGGCAACGCTTTCTTCGGCACGCAGGGATTGTGGTTTGTCGGCGGCGCCGACAATAGCCCGGCCATGGGTGACGCTTACAAAGGTGTTTACTCGTCGATCAACTGGACCGGCGTACCGCTGTGGACGAAATTTTTCTTTCAGTTGGTGTTTGCGGCGACCGCGGCGACGATTGTCTCAGGGGCGGTGGCCGAACGCGTCAAGTTTGGCGCCTTTTATGTATTCACGTTTGTCATGGTGGCGTTAATCTATCCCATCGTTGGACACTGGATCTGGGGTGGCGGTTGGCTTGCCAAGCTCGGTATGTTCGATTTTGCTGGTTCGACGGTGGTGCATTCCGTCGGCGGTTGGGCCGCTCTGACTGGTGCCATGCTACTCGGTCCGCGCATTGGCAAATACAATCGCGACGGCAAACCTCTGCCGATTCCGGGGCACAGCATCGCCATGGCCACCATCGGTGTCTTCGTCCTCTGGTTTGGTTGGTTTGGCTTCAATCCTGGCAGCACCATGGCGGCCGATGCTGGCGCCATTGGCCGTATCGCCGTTGCGACCAACACTGCCGCCGCAGCGGCTGCGATTTCGGCTTCCATCGCGGCGTGGATGCTACTAGGAAAGCCGGATTTGACGATGATCCTTAACGGCGCTTTGGCCGGGCTGGTAGCCATCACTGCGGCTTGTGCCTTCGTCAGCATCCCGAGCTCGCTGATCATCGGCTTGATGGCCGGTGTTCTGGTCGTTGTTTCAGTACTGTTCTTCGACAGAATTAAAATCGACGACCCCGTCGGTGCGACCTCGGTGCACTTGGTGTGCGGAGTTTTCGGAACGATCTGTGTGGGCCTGTTCGCTCAGGACCATTTCACACCCAATACGACGGGCAACGGTCTGTTCTTCGGTGGCGGCACCAAGCTGCTGTTTGCCCAGTTGATCGGCGTCGTCGGAGTCGGCGCCTTTGTCTTGATTACTTCTTTCATACTCTGGAAGATTCTCGACGCCACCATCGGTATTCGCGTCTCCGCCGAAGAAGAGATCGAGGGTTTGGATATCGGTGAGCACGGCAATATCGCCTACCCTGATTTCGTTTCGACAACTTCTGGAATGTCTCGTTCCTTCGGAGGCGGAGGCGGCAGCGGTGTGGCGATGGAACAAGCTCGCCAAACCGCTGCGGTGTTTGCCACCGAGAGCAAGTCCTAA
- a CDS encoding DUF971 domain-containing protein gives MGAHLPTEINHVKANQVVRITWDDGHIGDYAETYLRGYCPCALCQGHGAQRRFIDVPDAQLVGVQPVGNYAIEFRWHDGHSTGIYTYEYLRGLCPCSVCRKV, from the coding sequence GTGGGCGCGCATTTGCCAACGGAGATCAATCACGTCAAAGCCAACCAAGTGGTGCGCATCACTTGGGACGATGGCCATATCGGTGACTACGCTGAAACCTATTTGCGCGGCTACTGTCCCTGTGCGCTGTGCCAGGGGCATGGGGCGCAGCGCCGGTTTATCGATGTGCCGGACGCGCAGCTGGTTGGCGTTCAACCCGTGGGTAACTACGCCATCGAATTTCGCTGGCACGACGGCCACAGCACCGGAATTTACACCTACGAGTATCTGCGCGGGCTGTGCCCTTGTTCGGTTTGTCGGAAGGTTTAG
- a CDS encoding carbon-nitrogen hydrolase family protein, with the protein MKFTAAAVQMVASDDKAANLKEAERWVREAVRMGARLVVLPEVFIWRGNKKEERGAAENIPGPASEFLASLARELRIYFLAGSILEEIPGSNKAFNTSLLFDPNGKLLATYRKVHLFDVDLANGVSLRESDTRAHGAEVVAAETELGTMGLTVCYDLRFPELYRGLADKGAHLIFVPAAFTAFTGQAHWETLLRARAIENQAYVIAADQFGKAPKSFECHGHSMIVDPWGTVLAELPDGPGVITAELDFEHLAKIRAELPALAHRRL; encoded by the coding sequence ATGAAATTCACTGCTGCCGCCGTGCAGATGGTCGCCTCGGATGACAAGGCGGCCAATTTGAAAGAAGCCGAACGCTGGGTGCGCGAAGCCGTGCGAATGGGCGCGCGCTTGGTGGTGTTGCCCGAAGTGTTTATCTGGCGCGGCAACAAGAAAGAAGAACGCGGCGCAGCGGAAAATATCCCCGGGCCTGCATCGGAATTTTTGGCGAGCCTGGCGCGCGAGCTGCGGATCTATTTTCTTGCGGGTTCGATCCTCGAAGAGATTCCCGGCAGCAATAAAGCTTTCAACACGAGTTTGCTATTCGACCCCAATGGCAAGTTGCTGGCCACCTATCGCAAAGTGCATCTCTTCGACGTCGACCTTGCCAACGGCGTGTCGCTGCGCGAATCGGACACGCGGGCGCATGGCGCGGAGGTGGTTGCCGCCGAAACCGAGCTGGGCACGATGGGCTTGACGGTTTGCTACGATCTGCGCTTTCCCGAGCTCTACCGCGGCCTCGCTGACAAGGGCGCACATTTGATTTTTGTCCCCGCCGCGTTTACCGCATTTACCGGCCAAGCGCATTGGGAAACTTTACTGCGCGCCCGCGCCATCGAAAATCAGGCGTATGTCATTGCCGCCGATCAATTCGGCAAAGCGCCAAAGAGTTTCGAATGCCACGGCCACTCGATGATCGTCGATCCCTGGGGCACGGTGTTGGCGGAGTTGCCAGATGGCCCAGGCGTGATCACCGCGGAACTCGACTTTGAGCACCTCGCCAAAATTCGCGCCGAGCTGCCGGCGCTAGCGCACCGGCGGCTTTAG
- a CDS encoding cupin domain-containing protein, with product MHRRSGKSNFADRLGQRRGAHAASRHAGAQPHARRKLALPNRQERRCPLPAARDQALALGATLLDSSKPPLYSTENYWRDCMNLDELSQWMKDRNLKGHWEHSEWSQKVQPHLWKGQEILQALNWSGELITTGEAGRRTIQMRNPGLSAGMTNTVHISVQLVKPGEVAAAHRHTAAAIRFIVKGTPNAYTVVEGERFPMFEGDFITTPNWTWHDHFNDATEPVMWLDGLDVRLVTHLGAMIQENFKAAQQPVEKPESYSSKVFSHARPSWIKNAFDAPPYRYPWEETNATLQSLKTSAGDPYDGILLEYTNPVDGGHTLPTCSCSIQLLRPKERTKTHRHTSTTVYYAFRGSGMTRVSANELRWDKTDIFVVPSWQWHSHENASNEDAILFSISDRPATESLGLYREETE from the coding sequence ATGCATCGAAGATCCGGCAAAAGTAATTTTGCTGATCGCCTGGGACAGCGTCGAGGCGCACACGCAGCATCGCGGCACGCCGGCGCACAACCACATGCGCGAAGAAAACTCGCGCTACCAAACCGCCAAGAGCGACGGTGCCCATTACCAGCTGCACGAGATCAAGCCTTAGCTTTAGGCGCAACATTGCTTGACAGCTCTAAGCCCCCTCTGTATTCAACAGAGAATTATTGGAGGGACTGCATGAATCTTGATGAGCTCAGCCAGTGGATGAAAGACCGCAACTTAAAGGGCCACTGGGAACATTCGGAGTGGTCGCAAAAGGTCCAGCCCCATCTCTGGAAAGGCCAAGAAATCTTGCAGGCGCTCAACTGGTCCGGCGAGTTGATCACCACCGGTGAAGCGGGGCGCCGCACCATTCAGATGCGCAACCCCGGACTTTCCGCCGGCATGACCAATACCGTGCATATCTCAGTCCAGCTCGTGAAACCCGGCGAAGTCGCCGCGGCGCACCGCCACACGGCGGCGGCGATTCGCTTCATCGTCAAAGGGACGCCCAACGCCTACACCGTGGTCGAGGGGGAGCGTTTTCCGATGTTCGAAGGCGATTTCATTACGACGCCGAACTGGACCTGGCATGATCATTTCAATGACGCGACGGAGCCGGTCATGTGGCTCGACGGGCTGGACGTAAGACTGGTCACCCACCTTGGCGCAATGATTCAGGAGAACTTCAAAGCCGCGCAGCAACCGGTGGAGAAACCCGAGAGCTATTCGTCAAAGGTTTTCTCCCATGCGCGGCCGAGCTGGATCAAGAACGCCTTCGACGCCCCGCCCTATCGCTACCCTTGGGAAGAGACCAACGCGACGCTGCAATCGCTCAAAACCAGCGCCGGCGACCCCTACGACGGAATTCTTTTGGAGTACACCAATCCGGTCGACGGCGGCCACACCTTGCCAACTTGCTCTTGCTCGATTCAGCTTTTGCGACCCAAAGAAAGAACCAAGACCCATCGCCACACCAGCACCACCGTTTACTACGCGTTTCGCGGCAGTGGTATGACCAGAGTCTCGGCCAACGAACTGCGCTGGGACAAGACCGATATTTTCGTTGTGCCATCGTGGCAATGGCACTCCCACGAAAACGCGAGCAACGAAGACGCCATCCTGTTCTCGATCAGCGATCGACCGGCGACTGAATCGCTCGGGCTTTACCGCGAAGAAACAGAATAA